The Mannheimia granulomatis sequence AGAGATGAATATCCATTTCCGGAAAATTTTCACGCACAAGCATAATCAAGCCCGGATCTGACATAATCAAGGCATCTGGCTTCATATCCACTACAACTTTTAAGTCTTTAATAAAGGTTTTTAATTTCGAGTTGTGCGGAGCAATATTGACCACTACATAGAATTTTTTACCTAAAGCATGAGCTTCATCAATCGCAATTTTTAAATTAGCGTGGTTAAATTCATTATTACGCACACGCAAGCTATAGCGTGGCTGACCGGCGTAAATCGCATCTGCTCCGTAAGCAAAGGCATAACGCATATTTTTTAAAGAACCTGCAGGCGAAAGCAGCTCAGGTTTAGCATATTTTAATGTCATAGGTAATTCTCTTTTTCTGATAACAAGTCAGGGCTTTTCAAAAGTGAAAAGCGTAAGCGGTGTATTTTCTAAGAAATATTGCATATTGGCAAGTTAATAGATTAGAATTTGTTTTTTTATGTGGGGAAGACTATGAAACTTAAACTCTTTTTGGCAACAACTTTATTTGCATTTTCAACATTAAGCCACACTCAAAGCATTAAAATGGAAATGATGCAAATGAATATGAATGCAAATAAATTAATGCGAGCTAATTCTATCGAAGAATTTACACAAACCGCTCAGGATTTCATTCAAATCACAGAGAAAACCAAGGCTATCTTTCCAAATAGCGTAGAAGGTGATAAAGCAGCTCAAGACGATTATCAAGCCGGTATGCAAAAACTGATTGATGTGGTGAAAAAAGCTGATGAAAAAGCACAAGCTGGTGAGTTACAAGAAGCGAAAATGATGATTTCAGATCTTGAAATTATCAAACGTGAATATCATAAAAAGTACAAATAAGCATATAAAAATAAAGGTGGGCAAAAGCTCACCTTTATTTTTAACCCTACCATTCAAATTCTAATTCAACCGCACTTTCTCCGAGTAATTCTTTTAGCTCATTAAACATTACCTCATTCGGGTTTATCCGCCATTCAACCCCGCCTTTAAGCAATACTCTGCCCTCTGGGCTTTGGTAATAGAAATGTAACGGTAGCGTTCCTTCTTTATATGGGCTGATGATAGCGGTCAATTTTTTAATAAAATCTGCAGATAATTGTTCTTGATTAATTGCTAACGCCAAACTCTTCGCAAATCTGGCTCTGGCTTCATCAAGCGATAACACTTCCCTTGCCGACATTTTCAGCCCACCGCTAAAGTCATCAAACTGAATTGAGCCGGTGGCAACAATAATCTGATCTTGCTGCATTAAATGACCAAAATTCTCTAATGCTTCGGAGAAAAGAGTAATATCCAACTTACCCGAACGATCTTCAATGGTCGCAATACCAATACGGCTTCCCCGCTTGGTGACAGCCACTCTTGATGCCATCACCATACCAGACACCGTTGCCATCTGCCCACGGAAAGTGGGTTGTAACTCATTTAATCTATTTGGTGAATAATGCGAAAGCTCTTTTAAGAACCGACCAATCGGATGTCCGCTTAAATAAAGCCCTAAGGTCGCACGCTCACCCTCTAATACCTTTTGCTCCGACCATTTCGGCGTATTGGCATAGGCATTTTGAACCTCTTCAGGGGTTTCGGTTAGTACACCGAACATATCGCTCTGCCCTAACTCTTCCATTTTACTATGCTGATCAGACGCTTTTAGTGCATCTTCTAAGTTTTTCATTAAGGCTGCACGATGTGGACCTAATTTATCAAAGGCCCCAGACATAATTAGACTCTCAAAGGTACGGCGATTAATTTTTTTCAGATCCACGCGAGCAGTTAAATCAAACAGATCGGTAAAACGCCCACCTTGATTTCGAGCTTCTAAAATCGCTTCAATCGGGCCTTCACCTACACCTTTAATTGCTCCTAAACCGTAAACAATCTCACCTTTTTCATTGACGCTAAAACGATGCTTACCACTATTTACATCCGGTGGCACAACCGTTAGGCCCATATTAATACACTCATCATAAAATCCGACGATCTTATCGGTATTATCCATCTCTGAGGTCATTACCGCGGCCATAAATTCTGCAGGATAATGAGCTTTGAGCCAAAGCGTTTGATAAGAGACCAACGCATAGGCTGCTGAGTGAGATTTATTAAATCCATAGCCGGCAAACTTTTCTACCAAGTCAAAAATCTGGCCGGCTAATTTACCGTCAATTCCTTTAGACTCCGCCCCTTTTTCAAAGACTTCACGTTGAGCAGCCATCTCTTCAGGCTTTTTCTTACCCATTGCACGGCGAAGTAAATCCGCTCCGCCCAGTGTATAGCCGGCAAGCTCTTGGGCAATTTGCATCACCTGTTCTTGATAAACAATAACCCCATAGGTTGGCTCCAAAATAGGCTTTAAGCACTCGTGCTGGTATTGCGGATCAGGGTAAGACACCTCTTCTTTACCGTGTTTACGGTCAATAAAGTTCTGCACCATGCCGGATTCAAGCGGACCGGGACGAAATAATGCCACCAATGCGATAATATCTTCAAAACAGTCTGGTTTAAGACGTGAAATCAGATCTTTCATCCCACGGCTTTCAAGCTGGAATACCGCCGTTGTTTTCGCAGCTAATAAAAGATCAAAAGATTTCTTATCATCAAGCGGAATACTTTCAATCCGAACAGGCTGTTTACCTTCCCTTTCCAAACGAGCATTAACCATCTCTAATGCCCATTTAATAATGGTTAAAGTACGCAAGCCCAAGAAGTCAAATTTTACCAGCCCTGCATATTCCACGTCATTTTTATCAAAATGGGTAACAGGATGAAGCCCCTCAGAGTCGCAATAAAGCGGTGAGAAATCAGTAATCGCAGTCGGTGCAATCACCACACCACCGGCGTGTTTACCGGCATTACGGGTTACCCCTTCGAGCTTACGGGCCATATCAATCAGATCTTTAACTTCTTCATCAGCTTCATAAAGCTCTGGCAATTTAGGTTCCGCAGCGAAGGCTTTTTCTAAGGTCATGCCCGGATCAGGCGGAATCAATTTAGAAATTCTGTCCACAAAGCTATACGGATGCCCAAGCACCCGCCCCACATCTCGAATAACGGCTTTTGCCGCCATCGTTCCGAATGTGATAATTTGCGATACGGCTTGACGACCGTAAGTTTCTGCCACATGCTCAATTACACGATCTCGCCCATCCATACAGAAATCGACATCAAAATCGGGCATAGAAACACGCTCCGGATTCAGGAAACGCTCAAAAAGCAAGTCAAATTCCAATGGATCCAAATCAGTAATTTTTAGTGCATAAGCTACTAACGAGCCTGCTCCCGAACCACGCCCCGGGCCAACCGGAATATCATTATCTTTAGACCATTGAATAAATTCCATCACGATCAAAAAGTAACCCGGAAAGCCCATCTGATTGATTACATCTAACTCAACCTGCAAACGTTCATCATAAACAGGGCGTTTTTCTTTACGGATTTCAGGATCAGGAAATAGAAACTCCAAACGTTCTTCCAAGCCTTCTTTCGACTTTTTGACTAAAAAATCTTCGGTAGAAAGATCACCCGTTGGGAAATTAGGCAGGAAATATTCGCCTAAACGAACAGTTACCGAGCAACGTTTAGCAATTTCGACCGTATTTGCTAATGCACTAGGCAGATCGGCAAACAAGTGACACATCTCTTCTTCGCTACGAAAATATTGTTTTGACGAATATTTTTTCGGGCGTTTGGGGTCATCTAATGTAAAACTATCATGAATTGCTACACGAATTTCATGAGCATCGAAATCATCTTCTTTTAAGAAAACAACATCATTAACCGCTACCAGCGGAATTGCATTTTTTTGTGCAAATTCGACCGCTTGTTTAATGTAGCGTTCTTCATCTATGCGTCCTGTGCGACAAAGAGAGAGATAGAAATGATTGGGAAAATAGTGCTGATAAAAGGCCAGCTTTTCTACTGCTTCATGCAGATTTTCTTTTAATAAGGCTTTGCCCACATCGCCCATTCGACCGCCGGACAGAACAATAATGCCCTCATTTAGCTCAGCAAGCCACTCACGTTCCACTAACGGGAATTCTATGTAACCGCTTTGGTAAGCACGAGAAAGAATTTGGGTAATATGGTGATAACCTTTATTATTTTTAGCAAGTAGAGTGAGTTCAAAATATTCTTCGCTACCCACTTCGGTACGTACATAAATATCCGCCCCGATAATCGGCTTAACCCCTGCTCCTAAAGCTTCGCCATAGAACTTAACCAAGCCACAAAAGTTGGTAAAATCTGTTAGTCCCATCGCCACCATATTGTTGGCAACGGCTGCTTTGACTAAAGGTTTAACTTTGGCTAAACCGTTAATCATTGAGAAATCACTGTGAACTTTTAAATGAACGAAACGACAATCAGACATAAGCATTAGAATTTGAGGTATACAAGCGGTCGTTTTTGCAAAAAATTTTGCAAAAATTACCGCTTGTCAAAAGATATTAATCACGTTTTTTGCTTAACAGCCACCAAACGACAATTAAACAGAGCACACTTGGAATCAAGGCACCAATCGGTACAGGTAGCCAAGTTGCAATTAAACTTAAGTTGCCGAATACAATATTGGCAACGTAGAACATAAAACCGGCAACAATACCGATCACGATCTTCGCTCCCATAGTACTACTGCGAAGCGGTCCGAAGATGAATGATATTGCAAGCAACATCATCACTGCCATCGAGATCGGCTGGAAAATCTTACGCCAGAAAGTAATTTCAAAACGTTTTGAATCTTGCCCGGTATCTTTTAAAAAACCGACATAATCTGCTAAACCAGAAATAGAAAGCGATTCAGGTTTGAGTGAAACGATACCTAGCTTACTTGGTGTAAGGCTGGTTTGCCAAACCTGATCTGGCTGTTTTGCCTGCTCAATTTGATTATCACCTACTTGCGACTTTTCCACTTTTGAAAGCATCCAACCTTTACCGTCGTCATATTTTGCCGCTCCTGCTTTTAGCACTGATTGCAGCTCACGTTTTTGCTCGCCTTCGCCAAATTCGTAAATAAGAATGTTGCTCAGACTTTTCTCATTATTGATACGTTTGATATAGATAAAAGAATTACCGTCTTTCGCCCAAAAACCGTCTTTAGTTGCGATCATTGAACCGCCACTTTGTGCTACAGAACGCATATTACGAGCAAATTGCTCTGTTTGCGGCACGCCCCATTCCCCGATAATCATGGTAAAAATCACAAGTGGTAACGCGGTTTTCATTACCGCTAAACCAATGCGGAAACGGGAAAAACCGGAAGCCTGCATAACAACCAATTCACTACGGCTGGCAAGGTTACCTAAGCCAAGTAATGAACCTAATAAAGCAGCAATCGGGAAAAAGGTTTCGATATCTCGGGGGATGGTCAAAAAAGTATAATAGGCTGCTTTTAAACCATCATAAGAACCACGCCCGACATCACGAAATTCTTCTACAAATTTAATGATTGCACCAAGCCCCACAAGCATAAATAGGGTTAAGAAAATAGCAGATAAAATCGTTTTACCGATATAGCGTTCTAAAATATTCATCGAGAAAAGTTTCATTATGCGACCACCTTATTGGTAAAAGATTTAGCACTAAAACGATAACGTAGTTTCGACATAAATTTACTATCCCAAACATTGAGCAAAATGCCTAACAGCAAAAATGCAATTGATACTGCCGGCATTAAAATCTCAGGATTCACTTTGCCTAAAGCACCGGAAGATTTCAACGAGCTCTGCAGTAAAAAATAGATTAAATAAAGCAATAATGCCGGTAATAATTTAGCAAAACGCCCTTGGCGAGGGTTAACACTACTCATTGGCACGGCTAATAATGCCATCAGCGGTACAGCAAAAATCAAGGCTAAACGCCAATGTAATTCTGCTTTTGCCTCAGGAGTTTTACTTTCCATTAATTGGGTAAAACTGGCACGCTGAACTAATTTTTCATCAGAATTAACATCTTGATAACCTAAATAAGCAGAATAATGCTCAAAATGTGAAATACGGAAATCTGCACTTTGAGGCGTTCCTTCAAAACGTTTACTCTCTGAAAGAGTCAGCACCTGATCTCCATTGGGTAAACCTTGTAATGTCCCTGTTTCAGCAACTACAACCGATGGTTTGTTTTTTTTCTGTTGTTCAGGTTGGAAAACATAAATATCGTTTAAATTATTATTTTCAATATTATCAATAAATAAAACATAGCCACCGGCAGACATAAATTGTCCGGCAGAAAGAGCAGCAAAGCGAGGATTTGCTTTTGCCTCTGCTAAGATTTCACTTTGCTTATTAATTGCCCATGGAGTAAGCCAAAAGACGTTATATACCGCCAATGCAGTGGTAAAAATAGACAAAAACATCGCGGCTTTCACCAATAAACCTTGTCCGATACCGCAAGCGCGCATAACCGTAATTTCGCTTTCCGCATAAAAACGCCCCAACGTTAATAGCAAGGCAATAAAAAGCGATAAAGGCAGCATCAATTGTGCCATAGTTGGCATACCTAAACCTAATAGGCTAACCACTAAATCTGCCGGCACTTTACCACTGACCGCAGAACTTAACACCCTGACTAATTGTTGACAGAAGAATATTAATAATAGGATAAACAATATCGCTACTTGGCTTTTAAATATCTCTTTTGTTAAATATCGACTTAAAATCACAGTTTTTATCTCTATTATGTTTAAAAAATCCTAAAAATCGAACAGATACAAGCGGTCTTTTTTTCCAAATCTTTTGCAAAAGCCACCAAATCTATGCTTATATGAACCAGTAATGATACCTTTTTTAAGCTAAAAAATCACGCGTTGAAAATAATAACGCACGGATTCAACCGTGCTTTTCATCACTCTGTTTTCATTTTTTCTTCTGCGTTTTAGATTGAACAGTATGAACTTCAAGAATTAACTTCTTGCCTTGCTCGTTTTCTATTTCTATTTTAGCCGGCGGGTTGCTGTTTTGATGCAAAATTGCAACAATATTTTCGCCTTGTGCCATCTCTTCAAACTGCCCTGTTACTTTAAATTTTGCTGCTTCAATATCGCTTTCAAAAATCAAAAATGTACCGAGTGGCGTTACCCGAATATTTTTTAGCCCCAAATTCTCTTTGCTCACAGTTTTATATTGAGGTGCTTTCTTATTTTTAACTGCCGCTAAAGATGCTTTATCAGTCGCAATATTAAAAATTTCTTGTAATCGGTTCGAGTTCGCATTATTAGCTGGGGTATTTGAAGCAGTCTCTGTTCTCTCCTCTGAGCTTTCAAACACAATATCGCCCACAAACTGCTCTTCTTGCGTTGAAGCCTTTATTAAAGGCTCCCCACCTTTGGAAGAGATAACAATAAAAAGACGGCTACCGATTTTTTCAAAACGAATATCTGCATCAGATAACTGATTTTCAATCTGCTCTTGAATCATTTTAATCGCTGTTTCATTCTCATTTTGGATAATGACTTTACGATTAATATCAATATCATAGGCAATAAAACCAACTTTCAAACGCTGAGATAGCTGTTGAAGCAAATTTCCAACACTACCCTCGTAAGATAGACGTACTTTTGCCTGCTCATAGCGTGTAATGTTCGTATCTTCACTTGCAACAGCTAGTGTGTGCATAAATAATCCAGCTATGCCGATAATCAAACTCTTTCTAAACAACCGTTTCATATTCTCTCCCTCTTCCATTCGGTATCAAAATCCTCTGCTAGTATAAAGTAAGCAGCCCTACAAACAAGTCAAATCGCCTTTTTGACAGCAAAATTTAGCAAAATTTCAACCTTAAACAATAATCTGTTTAAAATTTATATTTAAGGGTATATTTTCCGCTATAAATACTTGTAATTTAACTCATTAATCGTTAAGTTAACCGCAATTTTAGCTCACTTAAAAGGAGATAATAATGGAATTTAGTGTAAAAAACGGCAGTGTAGAAAAACAACGAACAGCATGCTTAGTCGTTGGAGTCTATGAACCAAGACGCTTGTCTTCCTCTGCAGAACAACTTGACAAATTAAGTCAAGGTTATATTAGTACCTTACTCAGACGAGGTGATTTAGAAGGCAAGGCAGGTCAAACTCTCTTATTACACAATGTGCCGAATGTACCCGCTGATAGAGTGTTATTAGTCGGCTGCGGTAAAGAACGAGAATTAACCGAACGTCAGTATAAACAAATTATCCAAAAAACCGTTCAAGCAATTAATGAAACCGGCTCAATGGAAATGGTCTGTTTTTTAACAGAATTACATGTTAAAGCCAGAACACCTTACTGGAATGTGCGATTTGCCGTTGAAGCTATCCAAGAAAATCAATATGCCTATAACGATTTCAAAAGCATCAAGCCGGAAGTGCGCCGTGAGTTACGCCGCGTAATTTTTAATGTTGCTCATCGCAAAGATTTAGCTGATGCAGAACGAGCATTAGAACACGGCAAAGCTGTTGCGTTAGGCATCACAAGTGCTAAAAATGTAGCAAATTGTCCACCTAATGTTTGCAATCCAAAATATTTATCCCAATTAGCTCAAGGCTTAGCGGAGGAATATGGTTCTATATCCACAACCGTTATTGATGAATCTCAAATGGCGACTTTAGGTATGAATGCTTATTTAGCGGTATCACGCGCATCAGAAAATGAGGCATTCTTGTCAGTTATTGAATATAAAGGTAGCCCAAATCCTCAAGATAAACCGATAGTGCTGGTTGGAAAAGGCTTAACTTTCGACTCAGGTGGTTTATCTATCAAGCCGGCTGAAGCAATGGACGAAATGAAATATGATATGTGCGGTGCAGCAAGTGTTTACGGTACAATGAAAGCCATTGCTGAAATGAAATTACCGCTTAATGTCATTGGACTTTTAGCTGGTTGTGAAAATGCAGTAGATGGCAAAGCTTACCGCCCGGGCGATATTCTTACTACAATGTCCGGCTTAACGGTTGAAGTGTTAAATACCGATGCAGAAGGGCGTTTGGTACTATGCGATACTCTTACCTATGTCGAGCGTTTTGAGCCGGAATTAGTTATTGATATTGCCACTTTAACAGGAGCTTGTATGATTGCTCTTGGCAATCATAACAGCGGTTTGATGAGTACGTCTAATAGCTTGGCAAATGAATTATTGCACGCGGCAGACCAAGCCGATGACAAAGCATGGCGTTTGCCTCTTGGCGAGGAATACCAGGAGCAGCTAAAATCAAACTTTGCCGATTTAGCCAATATCGGTGGGCGTTTAGGTGGGGCTATTACCGCAGGACAATTCCTCTCTAACTTCACCAAAAAATACACTTGGGCTCACTTAGATATTGCCGGTACTGCTTGGAAATCAGGTGCAGCCAAAGGGGCGACAGGCCGCCCGGTTCCTTTATTAACGCAGTTCTTAATCAATAAAGCTCACGCTTAACTAATAACAAGCGGTTAAAATTTGCAAATTTTTTGCTAAATTTAACCGCTTGTATTCAATTGACTCTCTTTATTTATCAAGGCTAGCACATTTATAAACAATTTTTTAAATAAAGGCGGAACGGAATGTTCGCCTCGATTTCGCATTTCATTAGATAAAGCAATCGCTAAATCGGGCTTTGATGTCTGTTGGATAGCTCGTTTAATAATATAAGATATCGGAAATTTTTCTTGTGAGCGCCAATTTGCTAAACGGACAAACACATTGCGTAACCCCGCTTTATAGAAGAAATGTTCAATATCCTTTTGTGGCAAAGTAGTCAAGCGCTTAGAGAACTCTTCGTCCATACTTTTAACTGTTTCTGTATAACGCTTTCCTGCCTCATCACCATCGGTTAAAACATACCACTCAATTCCCATTGCCCTTGCATATTTGATAAGCGGACGTAGCCCACATTGTGCAAACTCAACAATTTTGATACCTTCCATCTCCAAATTAATCTCAAGTAACTTTGCCAATTCACTTAAAATCCAAACCTCTGTTTCGCCTTCAACTAAAATCCACGCTCGAGCAAATAAAACCAAGCCGCGGTTATGGTGAATATGGAAGGTTAATTTCCGCAAATCATCTTTACCAAGATGGCTTCTATCTAAAAGATAAGCCTGAGTACGATCTTGATAGCGAACCAAACGGCAAATTTCTTTTAAAGGAACTTGAGAAACCACCTCCATTGAATTGGTTGTGGTAATACGTTGGCTTGGTAACAAGCTTAACAACTCCCAAAAAATCGCGATCATTCTAGGATGTAATTGAGCATTAAGATCTTCAAATAGAATAATCGGCTTATCTATGCTATTACCTTCTTGATTAAACAGAAATAATGCTGAAATATGGTGTTGAACTTTCTCTCTTAGGATCTCATTCTGATTAAGCCGCAAACATAGCGATTTAACCTTTTCCCACCATAAGCTGGTATCTTGCATACCAGTTTTCATTAAAGTACGACTTTGAGCCGTTAGAAAATAGTATTTCAAAAGCGAGGAAAGCGCATTTAGCTCTCGTTGAAACTCATCTTGATGCTCATAGTGACTCTGTAGAAGTAGCTCATCATGTACCCGCTTATTCAAACGTGCATCACGCAGACGATAAACCGAGTGTTGCCGAATAAAACGCTTAATAAGTTTTTCAGCTTGATGAAGTGAAATCGGTTTTAAATGTTGATCGACAAAATGATATTCAGTTATCACACTATCTTTGGTTAGTTTACCACTGACTTTTAGCGACAATTGCCGCAACTGCTCATTTAAAGGAAAAAAGAACGAGAGATAAGGAGAAAACCTTTCTGATAAATGCTCATCTACCTGTTCTTCAGAAAAAGTAAACACAAGTTCAATATCTTGCACTTGCTTAGGTGTTTGAGAATATTGGATATGAAAATCTTTAAAAGTAAACTGATATAACTCATTTTCAAGATTAAAAATCAGGCTAAGGGCATCAATTAAGCTTGATTTTCCCCATGAATTCTCACCAATTAATACCATATTGGGAAGTAAAGGGAGAGATAAGCGATTAATACCACGAAAACCTGAAATTTCAATCTGCTTTAAATACATAAATCTGTCTCTATCAGCTTAATTTTTTATAATTTCGTAGCACGGCTGATAAGCTTCTCCGGTTGGTATCTTCATACGATGCTGTACGATAAAACTTTCTAGCAACTGATCAATACTCTCCATTAAAGCCTTATCACCGTGCAATTTAAATACACCGTATTTTTCAATTAAGTCTGAAGTTTCCGGCTTAATATTCCCTGCTACAATGCCGGAAAAAGCACGACGTAAATTCGCTGCTAACTTCTCTGAAGGTTGATTTAGACTCAAGTCCAAATTCGCCATATTCTCATGAGTTGGAATAAACGGCTTGATAAAATCTTCTTCAATCTTTAACGACCAATTAAAACTGTAAGCATCGCCACTTTCATAACGGCTATTTTTAACTTCATACATAGATTGTTTCACTTTACGTGCAACCAAAACCGGATCATCAATAATGATTTCATACAAACTACGAGCTTCCTCACCCAATACCTTGCCAATAAATTGATCAATAGCGTAAAAATATTCTGCCGACTCCTTCGGGGCTGTTAAGATAAGCGGTAATTTCTGTGCGTGATTCGCCGGATTTAATTTAATACCGATAATATAAAGTAATTCCTCCAACGTACCCGGACCACCCGGAAAGACCACAATCGCATGCCCCAAACGCACAAAAGCTTCTAAGCGTTTTTCAATATCCGGCATAATCACCAATTCATTAACAATCGGATTAGGTGGCTCAGAAGCAATAATTGAAGGTTCAGTAACCCCAATAAAACGCCCATTTTTATAACGCTGATTAGCATGGCCGATTGCCGCCCCTTTCATCGGAGCTTCCATCACCCCAGCGCCACAGCCGGTCACAATATTAAGTTCACGCAAGCCAAATTCTTGTCCTACTGCACGGCAATATTGGTATTCAATTTCATTGATAGAATGACCGCCCCAGCACACAACTAAATTTGGATCAGTATTCATTTCAATCGCTTTTGCATTACGCAAAATTGAAAATACCGTATTGGTTGTTAAAGTCTCCAAAGAGGTTTCTTCAAACGGTCGGATCGTATTTTTCAACGCATTAACAAACACAATATCCCTTAACACCGCAAAAAGATGGTATTGAATATTTAAGATCATCTTACCATCAACAAAGGCACTTTCCGGTGGGTTATGCAACTCCAGCGATACGCCTTTTTCGCGAGTGAGTAGGCGGATTTCAAAATCAGGATACTGATTTAACAAGGCCCGACTGTCATCCGTATGAGCTCCTGAATTCAGAACTGCTAATGAGCAATTACGATAAAGTTGATATAAATTCCCTTGCGTATTTTTTGCCAATAATTGCATTTCCAAATGGGAAAGCTGCTCCATACTACCTTTCGGATTTACTCTGTGTACTGCCATTTTCGCTCCTTTTTTGCAAGATATTCTTCAAATAAGACCGCTTGTTACTTCAATAGTTTATCAATTACACGGCTAACCGCAAAAAAACCGAAAGTTGCAGTAACCATTGTTACCGCACCAAAGCCGTTGGCACAATTCATTGTAGCGGAAATTTCACAACCCTCACCCATTTTCGGGAAAATTAATTGCTGAGTGGACGACACACATTCCACACCAAATTTACTTTTATTGCTAAATCCATATTCTTTACGCAACAAGGTACGAACCCTTGCCGCCAAAGGATCTTGCACGGTTTTGCTTAAATCGGTAATCTGAATTTGTGTTGGGT is a genomic window containing:
- the ppnN gene encoding nucleotide 5'-monophosphate nucleosidase PpnN, yielding MAVHRVNPKGSMEQLSHLEMQLLAKNTQGNLYQLYRNCSLAVLNSGAHTDDSRALLNQYPDFEIRLLTREKGVSLELHNPPESAFVDGKMILNIQYHLFAVLRDIVFVNALKNTIRPFEETSLETLTTNTVFSILRNAKAIEMNTDPNLVVCWGGHSINEIEYQYCRAVGQEFGLRELNIVTGCGAGVMEAPMKGAAIGHANQRYKNGRFIGVTEPSIIASEPPNPIVNELVIMPDIEKRLEAFVRLGHAIVVFPGGPGTLEELLYIIGIKLNPANHAQKLPLILTAPKESAEYFYAIDQFIGKVLGEEARSLYEIIIDDPVLVARKVKQSMYEVKNSRYESGDAYSFNWSLKIEEDFIKPFIPTHENMANLDLSLNQPSEKLAANLRRAFSGIVAGNIKPETSDLIEKYGVFKLHGDKALMESIDQLLESFIVQHRMKIPTGEAYQPCYEIIKN